The Stigmatopora argus isolate UIUO_Sarg chromosome 6, RoL_Sarg_1.0, whole genome shotgun sequence region ttgccgtcaggtgcttctcttgcccaacccccgttgcttcaactgagtccgagtctgtgctggatgtttcgaaaaaaaaaagctggcccaacccacagcggccctcgaggacctctgttgcagactctccaagccagtccaagtctttttctggacgtattgtaaacgttggccatcaaaatgcagacttttgaccattttgactcatttaagagcacctttgttgaatatttcacccatttcattatatgcatcggtgtatgatgacactaaaggcttttcatttgatgtaaaggcatagcatcccataaaactaagctttcctttcaaactattccacaaaatctaggttttcataaagagcaaagctttccacaatactagtgtcctacaagtgcaatcagtggatcggcgtcaggtgcttcttgcagcccaacccccgttgcttcaactgagtccgaccgagtctgtgctggatgtttcggaacaaaatgctggcccaacccacaaaaaaattaagctcccctacgatcgtcacactttttctgttacaaactgacaccggccccccatcagagaagggaaaagttatgtggccctcacaggaaaaagtttggggacccctgttctaaaccattcaaccaatcttattgaaatttgatgtgttattgccaattgatagattttaacattaggtgaatagggatttaatgactattatttaggcagtttCTCCTTAGccatagtttcttactatttaccccacaaagaattcttaccggctaaatagccatatggggccatataagttatttgaccggttaccggctaaatagcccctaggactatttgaccggctaccggctaaggagccactgccaaattaatttgaaaacggCCATGGctttatttttaaggtgaatgaAATAAAccttattgcattcaccttaaaaaataaaaaacagcccTGGTCACTTATTGAATAAGCTTCCATAGTTGTGCATTTATATGagggagatttttttgtttcgCTGTATGCACGGATAAGGTGGGGGGCCCCAGGGATTTCTTGCTTGGAGCCCCAAGAGACTTTAGCAACGCCACTGGAGCTGACGCACCAGTACACTAGGAGTGCTATTCTTCTGTTGGGCATTACGGTAAGAAGAGGcacgttttttaaaatcacCCCGTGAAGTTGTCGTCCTTCATATTATCGCTTCGTATCTCTCCGAATCTCGAATAGAAAGAAGCTGGCAAACTGCTGCCTAACTAACCCGCCCCTTGGACACACAGAGCGGATGGGAAGGAGTTAGCTCAGCCGTGCGGGGGGAGCGGGAACCGGGCGATTGAGTAGGTCCGAAAATGGAGGATGAAGAGGTTGCAGAGAGCTGGGAAGAAGCGGCGGACAGCGGGGTAAGAAAAGCTGACTCAACTACCTTAACCCTGCGAGCTTTatctcgtttaaaaaaaaataaagttctagAAACAGACAGCGCCTGGATACATTATTTGTGTTATGGTCAAACGCGTCCATTCCAAATAAACAGTTTCCGACTCTCAACAGGCCTCGCTGTCTAGCAACTACCTGGATCAACCATTAATGTAATTTTCTAGCAGGCGTGATTACCTTAGGTGTATCCTTTTcgattccatttatttttatttaaattacagtttgatttaaaatcaCTATTTGCGGAAACGGGAGACGACAATACACTCAGTGTAATGAAGCGCCGTGGTCGTGTGGTAGTATCCAGGCTATAAATGGGCACAGCTAATTTTAGTATGTTAATATAAGACGGTCTATTGGTGATTGTGAGATATTTTAAGGCTGCATGTTGTCATAATTGTAGTTTGGAGCGTTGGAAAACATTTGGCATTagatttcgtttttttttctcctcggaAGCAAGGACTGACGTCATTTCCGTGCTTCCCTCTTGCTTTTAACAGTCGGTAATCGAGCAAGATGGAGGATTCCCGTGAATATATGAGTCGTTTTTACGCCATTAAACATTTAAGCATTTTTCTTGTCGTCGGAGTCTTAGAAACAACATACTTttctccaaaaatcattttcaattgtCATATCAAACAAGTGTAAAATGGAAATACATGGTACATTATACTTGGTTTCTCTACCATAGTACAGTAATGCCTTAAAggcaaaaaacacatttgtttaggaaataaaaagtaattttaaaGTGGTAAAAGTAAATTTGAAGTGATTTCATCAGTTAGAGCAgaatttaaataacaaaatttTACCACCATAGAAAGAATTGATAAATTCACTTTGGCGTTATAAAATTTTAGTGGTGGTTAAGAACCTCTATGGACAAGGGGAAACATTTTGTGATCTTTTTTTCACTGTGATTCAAATCTCAGGCTTTGTCATTCCCTTTAATCAGATTATCCATCGATTCCAAATTTTCATCCCGCATTTGTCATTCCTGTCCATGTTtacaaatatttcttaatatacTTCACGATACGCTATGCTTTCAGGAAATAGAGAGAAGACTTGAGGCAAAGTTGAAAATAAACCAGCAAGCAAAGTAAGTGGAGTggcaaatattaaaatatttgaaatgtataatcaaaacaatgctgacattttattttgaaaaacctgTCTGTGCAGGAAGCCAAGTTCAAGCTCACCTGTGAGAACGGCAATTGTAATCCAGGATGAATCTCTTCCCGCAGCCCCGCCCCCACAAATCCGAATTTTAAAGCGTCCATCCAATAATGGCACTGCGGGAAACCTTGCAGCCTCGTCTCGACCGTCCCAACAGATGAAATCTTTGGCGCAGCGTGAAGCCGAGTACGCAGAGGCTCGTCGCAGGATTCTGGGTAGTGCTTCATCAGATGATACCCCTCAGGACAATCCATGCCAGGAGAGGTAAATATTAGCGCAACAAAACTAAAAACAGATCTCTAATCGTAGCAAAATACATGactactacaatgtgctgccaatttttaatattttttattttgtccttgcgtttaaagtagtagccatttggagatcacgcagaacagtaagtgacagaagaaatagagaaaataaagtagtagtaacagtaagtactactgtaatgaaattgtaaatccagaaatcctactccagaaaatttacaccagcatagaaaacgttgagattaatctttgaattaaggttctcagcaaatcattttgaatatatatatttcctaaaataatgggaaattatttaaaattaaactagaggTAAAAATGTTGaagttccatggcattttcaggtattgttctctaagccctctagtctgtccaaggcacttagaatttcacataagtcttttagtgttgttttttctcagtgtcagtccccagctttgataaattacattgcgtgtccaaatggctactactttaaacgcaaggataaaataaaaaatataaaaaattggcagcacattgtagtacgtacttgtatttagaaatatgtccagcggggggcagtacatgcccttgttattcctaaatgaatgttatctgtaacgggccgtatatggcccgcgggccgaggttgaaaaacatgtacacacgatccggggccggtggcgagcgcgcgaatctcgtttcggcgaactgtccgtcggccaaacgtctttcggcgaatcgtccggtcacgatgacTTTGTTCTCTCTTATCCCTCTAGGCCAACTCGAATGACTGCACAGCCACCATCCGAACCAGTTCGTCCCAACAATCACGTGATCCGCCAGCCGACCGGGCCCGACGGTACCTCAGGCTTCCGACTTGGCAGATAAACCCGAACCTCCTGCTATTAATGGGACAAGAGCAGTGAAAGGGGGGGGTGAGCAGAGTGGTGTGAACATTAGGAACACGAAGATAAAACAATGAATGGTCCGCCCTCACTCGAGCCAATTTGCTGGCATGGTCTTTGCCCTCCGCCCTTATTTTTTTCCTACGTGGAACAACAGGAGGGGTTCGCAGAGATTAGCCACATCCCTACTTATTAAGGAGGCTTTTGGTTAGCATCCCTAAACACTGTGATACTTTGCTACACCACGAGGTGCCCTTTGACTCTTATGCGTTCGCAGGCGAGTGCCGGGGGTGTACGGTGGTGTCAAGTCAGTCCCTTCCAGGCGCATTACAGTAAGTCCGGAAACAGCCCTGGAGACATGTAGACGATTGAGCTGGTCCTTCCATGAAAAGTTGAACCGGTCGTGGTTGCGTGGCCTCCGGTTACGGGTTCAGCCGGTTAAGTATTTGTGTTAAGTAACTGAGGTATTACACACTGGACTGAATGTCAACCCGTTGTCACCCTTAAGTCATCGCAGATGACCAAAGCAACAGTTCACGGTCCTTTGAGGGGTTTGGGAGACTGGCCAATGCTCACCCGGATAAAAATATCCGAGGGCTTCATTATTCGAGCaataacattttagtttttgtttttttgccctcGTAGTTTTATTTCTACCCCATTGTCAGCTTTTGGTTTAAATGGTCTTATGTTTAAAATAGTTTAAATGGCATCCGTTTTTGGGTATTCGGAAATTTGCGACTATAGATTATGCTATAGCTCATTAAAAAGTTGAAAGTAATTACAAAACATAGGTACATGTGGTTGGTTTGATCGGATGCAAGTATGTGGCGAacaaagttattcatttgaatgattgcttttaaataaaaagtatcGTGTGATCATTAACAAATCTGTGACTTCTGGATTATAGTTAAATTTAACCGTCTGATCCGTTTTTCTGTTGTTCTTTTCTCACAGCATTTTTACACTGTCAGATGTGCGCAACTTCTCGAACAAATTTGCAAACCATGAAATTGTTAGAATCAGCTTGCCATTTAAAgaattgtttttaaacatttgaccCATCTATGCCTTAAATCTTAAATGACCAACATTCATTCAGTATGGCTTCTGTTTACTCGtctaaaaaaatcagattttgaaTTCTCCATCACAATCATTTTTCTCTCTTATGATTCATAATGAAAGTATCTAACTTGAATGAAGACAACTTGTGGCTGCAATGTCAAAATGGTGTTTTAGTGTGCCAAGATCAAATTGGTTGTACAGCTGTGATGGCCATTACAAAAAGTACAACAAACTGAGGTAGTGCACCTAAAACTAAGGTagatgcaaatatttttttgtttttttttacagaattgTCAAAGAACATTTGAGTTTATAtctgttttaatttcattttatttttctgtatggTGTGTCAATGGAAAAGCACGATGCTGAGAGACATGCAGCTTTGGCACAGAAAACTGGAAAAAGTTCCTGTTCTAATATATGCTACTAAAGCTCAATTGCTATTTTAAAACTCAGGGTAGCATATTCAATAATTAATGAACTGTAATTGGGATGGGACTATTCATATTTTGTTGTGCTTTCTGCCTGTGCTTCTTGTTCAGTTCTAATGCTACTAGGGAGATTTATTctaaaggaatgaatgaataaaatttcaatttaaatcATGATCACCTACTCTACAACTGTCATAAACATTGTCCATCGACTTTATATCATTCAgtaaatttttgttttattccttCACAGCATCAGTAGAACGAGATTGTCATTTAGAATCCTAAAACGCTGATGGAAAAAGATCCCTTTAATAAACCTACTACAAACTAGTTTGGCtcaattgctgttttttttaatgcggtATTTAAATGGAAAATCATGATGGGAATTGTAATatttaagaaatgtattttcTCTCATGTGCTAACATGGGCGACCCGGtggctaagtggttagcgcgttggcctcacggtgggggacctgggttcaaatccaggtcgtgcctgggtatgagtgtgcatgtgaATGGTTCTTTGTTGCCTTGTACCCTCCAAATGGATGGCAACCatttcaaggtgtcccccacttctggcccgaagtcagctgggataggctccagcaccctctgcgaccctagtgaggataaagcggtttaagcagtattttttaaatcactggctgccattgacaagaagatgtggattttatttaaaatttcatctattagtgccattgacgacgctagacgtccaatccattttgactggaagccTTGCTCACTAGTCAAATTGGATAGAACAGGgatgtcaaacccagtttggttggcgggccacattcatggtgaccagatgtcatgtgggccggaccattttagatataatatttagattatttttatataactggattaaaagccctgaatattcagttttttatagatctaaaaaatgttaattttagctttttttaatatatatttttagattttgaaaaatgattttgggactaaaaacagaaaaaaatgattaaaaaattacaattattgatttaaaagggggaaaatcaggaaatttaatatacatctatactcctcattttaaCTTTTAACGACTTTTAGTCATCACCATTGTATTCGGTGTTTCTGTCATATCTTTATTATGTACTTTATGCACTTTGTTAcagtatatatactgtattatttattgactttGATTGCAAACACTTGCAGTAATTCTCCTAAACAGCAGTGGTGCTGCAGAACAGTCCC contains the following coding sequences:
- the LOC144075616 gene encoding SUZ RNA-binding domain-containing-like, which produces MEDEEVAESWEEAADSGEIERRLEAKLKINQQAKKPSSSSPVRTAIVIQDESLPAAPPPQIRILKRPSNNGTAGNLAASSRPSQQMKSLAQREAEYAEARRRILGSASSDDTPQDNPCQERPTRMTAQPPSEPVRPNNHVIRQPTGPDGTSGFRLGR